In the bacterium SCSIO 12741 genome, GGTAGTCGTACAACTCCTTCCCTACTTTCTTATCTAACTTTTCGGTGGCTTCAACCGGCATGAATTGTTCTCCAAAATTTTTGCAAAAATAGGGAGTTTTTTATGCCCAGGCAGAAGATAAAAACGGGTTATGCACAATTCTTTTTTACACCCACGCGAAAATCTTCCAAGAATTGAAGTCTTCCCTTATTATTAGTTTCCTGATAATCAGGAAATGAGGGAACGATTCAGGTAATCGTCCAAAGGTTTGAGTCCTTTGAAGACGGATGCACAGTGTTTCAGAAAATCGGCCGAAGTCACCAATTTATCCTCCATTTGATGCGAAGCCAGGAAACTTTTGTACCGTAGAAGCTCAATTTCCGGGTGATCTTTGGCAAAGCCTTTAGGAGCCGTTTTAAGCTTCTCTCCTTCCAGTTCGCCAAAGTATTTTTTGAAGGTTTTGTTTTGAATGATGGCTTTAAACTCATCCGGATCATGAGCGATATCATCCCGAATGGATTTGATCCATTTGGATTCGGGCATGTAGGCTCCACCGGCCAGCATAGATTCTCCCGGTCCAATATGGATGTAGTAACCCGCACGAGAGTGAATCTCTGACTTTTTCTCAGCGGCCGTAATATGAGCGCCAAAATGCGTTTTGTACGGCGACTTGTCCTTAGAAAATCGAACATCTCGGTAAATGCGGAAGGCTGCCGCCTTACCCGAATGATGAGAAATGGAAGGATCGAATTTGGCAATCTCCCGAATCAATTCATCAATGAACTCGATAAACTCCTGATGTACCTTTTGATAGGTCGGTTTATTATCCATAAACCATTCACGGTTGTTGTTTTTCTTAAGTGTCTTGAGAAAGGTGAAAGTGTCTTTGCTGAGGGTAGCCATAGTGAATCAGATAATTAAAAGTTCACCGCTACCGAAGCAGCGGTGAACGCTAAGTTAAATCGAAATGTCTTTGGGTAAAGAGCGATTTTTAAACGGTGAAGCAAGAAAAATTGAACGAGAATTACTTCCTGCTCTTCGTTTTCCTCTTATCCCATAGAATGAAAGGCAATGCGGTTACCCTCCGGATCCATGAATTGAGCAAAAAATCCATTCTCCCCAATCGAAGTTTTAGGAATTGTTATGGTTCCACCAGCGGCCTCAACGCG is a window encoding:
- a CDS encoding DUF2461 domain-containing protein gives rise to the protein MATLSKDTFTFLKTLKKNNNREWFMDNKPTYQKVHQEFIEFIDELIREIAKFDPSISHHSGKAAAFRIYRDVRFSKDKSPYKTHFGAHITAAEKKSEIHSRAGYYIHIGPGESMLAGGAYMPESKWIKSIRDDIAHDPDEFKAIIQNKTFKKYFGELEGEKLKTAPKGFAKDHPEIELLRYKSFLASHQMEDKLVTSADFLKHCASVFKGLKPLDDYLNRSLIS